Proteins encoded together in one Cicer arietinum cultivar CDC Frontier isolate Library 1 chromosome 4, Cicar.CDCFrontier_v2.0, whole genome shotgun sequence window:
- the LOC101514025 gene encoding ABC transporter B family member 1: protein MSQHSAETSEQWKWSQMQGLELHSSSSYSTTATSTLELERGNSNEQMEEASSEVPNKKSCDFSKQESVPSVGFGELFRFADGLDYILMTIGTLGAIVHGCSLPLFLRFFADLVNSFGSNANDLDKMTQEVVKYAFYFLVVGAAIWASSWAEISCWMWTGERQSTRMRIKYLEAVLDQDIQFFDTEVRTSDVVFAINTDAVMVQDAISEKLGNFVHYMATFVSGFAVGFSAVWQLALVTLAVVPMIAVIGGIHTTTLAKLTGKSQEALSQAGNIVEQTVVQIRVVLAFVGETKALQGYSSALRIAQKIGYRTGFAKGMGLGATYFVVFCCYALLLWYGGYLVRHQYTNGGLAIATMFAVMIGGLALGQSAPSMIAFTKARVAAAKIFRVIDHKPGIDKKSETGLELETVTGLVELKNVDFSYPTRPEVQILHNFSLNVPSGKTIALVGSSGSGKSTVVSLIERFYDPSSGQVMLDGHDVKTLKLRWLRQQIGLVSQEPALFATTIRENILLGRPDANEVEIEEAARVANAHSFIIKLPDGYETQVGERGLQLSGGQKQRIAIARAMLKNPAILLLDEATSALDSESEKLVQEALDRFMIGRTTLVIAHRLSTIRKADLVAVLQQGSVSEIGTHDELFAKGENGVYAKLIRMQEMANESSMNNARKSSARPSSARNSVSSPIITRNSSYGGRSPYSRRLSDFSTSDFSLSLDASHPNYKLEKLAFKEQASSFWRLAKMNSPEWLYALIGSIGSVVCGSLSAFFAYVLSAVLSVYYNPNHKHMIREIEKYCYLLIGLSSAALLFNTLQHFFWDIVGENLTKRVREKMLSAVLKNEMAWFDQEENESARIAARLALDANNVRSAIGDRISIIVQNTALMLVACTAGFVLQWRLALVLVAVFPVVVAATVLQKMFMSGFSGDLEAAHAKATQLAGEAIANVRTVAAFNSEKKIVRLFASNLETPLRRCFWKGQISGSGYGIAQFALYASYALGLWYASWLVKHGISDFSKTIRVFMVLMVSANGAAETLTLAPEFIKGGRAMKSVFDLLDRRTEIEPDDPDAAAPVPDRLHGEVELKHVDFSYPSRPDMSVFSDLSLRAKAGKTLALVGPSGCGKSSVIALIQRFYDPTSGRVMIDGKDIRKYNLKSLRRHIAVVPQEPCLFATTIYENIAYGHESTTEAEIIEAAILANAHKFISSLPDGYKTFVGERGVQLSGGQKQRIALARAFVRKAELMLLDEATSALDAESERSVQEALDRACSGKTTIIVAHRLSTIRNANVIAVIDDGKVAEQGSHSHLLKNHPDGIYSRMIQLQRLTNSQAVGVASSSSSSARAKDEEREG from the exons ATGTCACAACATTCTGCTGAAACCTCTGAGCAATGGAAATGGTCTCAAATGCAAGGTCTTGAGTtacattcttcttcttcttattctaCAACAGCAACATCAACATTGGAGTTAGAAAGAGGAAACTCCAATGAACAAATGGAGGAAGCTTCATCAGAAGTACCCAACAAAAAAAGTTGTGATTTTTCTAAGCAAGAGAGTGTTCCTTCTGTTGGGTTTGGTGAGCTTTTCAGATTTGCTGATGGGTTGGATTATATTCTCATGACAATTGGAACTTTAGGAGCAATTGTACATGGTTGTTCATTACCACTCTTTCTTCGTTTCTTTGCTGATCTTGTTAATTCTTTTGGTTCCAATGCTAATGATTTGGATAAGATGACCCAAGAAGTTGTCAAG TATGCGTTTTACTTTCTGGTTGTTGGTGCTGCTATTTGGGCATCTTCATGGGCAG AGATTTCTTGTTGGATGTGGACTGGAGAGAGACAATCAACAAGGATGAGAATAAAGTATCTTGAAGCTGTTTTGGATCAAGACATTCAATTCTTCGATACCGAAGTTCGAACATCTGATGTTGTTTTTGCAATCAACACTGATGCTGTCATGGTACAAGATGCCATAAGTGAGAAG TTAGGTAATTTTGTTCACTACATGGCTACATTTGTTTCGGGATTTGCTGTTGGTTTTAGTGCTGTTTGGCAATTAGCATTGGTTACACTTGCTGTAGTTCCTATGATAGCTGTAATAGGAGGCATTCATACTACCACTTTGGCCAAGTTAACTGGTAAAAGCCAAGAAGCTCTTTCTCAAGCTGGCAACATTGTGGAGCAG ACTGTTGTTCAAATTAGAGTGGTGTTGGCATTTGTTGGGGAGACAAAAGCACTACAAGGCTATTCATCTGCTTTGAGGATTGCCCAAAAGATTGGTTACAGGACTGGATTTGCAAAGGGAATGGGATTAGGTGCTACTTACTTTGTTGTTTTCTGCTGTTATGCACTTTTGCTATGGTATGGAGGCTATTTGGTTAGGCACCAATACACTAATGGAGGACTTGCAATTGCTACCATGTTTGCTGTCATGATTGGTGGATT GGCTTTAGGCCAGTCTGCACCAAGCATGATTGCTTTTACAAAGGCCAGAGTCGCCGCCGCAAAAATTTTCCGCGTGATTGATCACAAGCCTGGTATAGACAAAAAAAGTGAAACAGGCTTGGAGTTGGAAACTGTGACAGGACTAGTGGAGCTTAAAAATGTGGACTTTTCATACCCAACAAGACCTGAAGTTCAGATTCTTCACAATTTCTCCTTGAATGTTCCTTCTGGAAAGACCATAGCTTTGGTTGGTAGTAGTGGTTCTGGCAAGAGCACAGTTGTGTCCCTCATTGAGAGATTCTATGACCCTTCTTCTG GACAAGTTATGCTAGATGGACATGATGTTAAGACATTGAAGCTTAGATGGTTGAGACAACAAATAGGACTTGTGAGTCAAGAGCCTGCATTATTTGCAACAACAATTAGAGAAAATATACTTTTGGGAAGACCTGATGCAAATGAGGTTGAGATTGAAGAAGCTGCTAGAGTAGCTAATGCTCATTCATTTATCATTAAACTTCCTGATGGTTATGAAACTCAG GTAGGGGAAAGAGGGCTGCAACTTTCGGGAGGACAAAAGCAAAGAATTGCAATTGCAAGGGCAATGCTGAAAAATCCGGCAATTCTTCTCCTAGACGAGGCAACAAGTGCGTTGGACTCCGAGTCAGAAAAGCTGGTTCAAGAAGCACTTGATAGGTTCATGATTGGTAGAACAACTCTTGTAATAGCGCATCGTCTCTCCACTATTCGTAAAGCTGACCTCGTTGCTGTACTTCAGCAAGGAAGCGTTTCTGAAATCGGAACTCACGATGAGCTATTTGCTAAAGGCGAAAATGGAGTTTATGCTAAACTTATCAGAATGCAAGAGATGGCTAATGAAAGTTCAATGAACAATGCCAGAAAGAGTAGTGCAAG gCCTTCAAGTGCTAGAAACTCTGTAAGCTCACCGATAATTACTCGTAATTCTTCTTATGGCGGCCGATCACCATACTCAAGGAGGTTGTCTGACTTCTCTACATCTGACTTTAGTCTGTCTCTTGATGCATCACATCCAAATTACAAGCTTGAAAAGCTCGCCTTCAAAGAGCAAGCTAGTTCCTTCTGGCGGCTCGCGAAAATGAACTCTCCCGAATGGCTATACGCTTTGATTGGTTCTATAGGCTCTGTTGTTTGTGGTTCCCTTAGTGCATTCTTCGCTTACGTTCTTAGTGCTGTCCTCAGTGTCTATTACAATCCAAACCACAAACACATGATTAGAGAAATTGAAAAATACTGCTACTTGTTGATTGGACTTTCGTCGGCTGCACTTCTCTTCAATACATTGCAGCACTTCTTCTGGGATATTGTTGGCGAAAATCTTACAAAACGAGTGAGAGAGAAAATGTTGAGTGCCGTGCTTAAAAATGAAATGGCATGGTTTGATCAAGAGGAGAATGAGAGTGCTAGGATTGCAGCAAGGCTAGCTCTTGATGCTAACAATGTCAGATCTGCCATTGGTGATCGGATTTCGATAATTGTGCAGAACACTGCACTCATGCTTGTTGCTTGTACTGCAGGGTTTGTGTTGCAGTGGCGCCTTGCACTTGTCCTCGTTGCTGTCTTCCCAGTTGTTGTTGCAGCCACTGTTTTGCAG aAAATGTTCATGTCTGGTTTCTCTGGTGACCTGGAAGCTGCTCATGCAAAAGCGACACAACTAGCCGGGGAGGCTATAGCTAATGTAAGGACTGTTGCCGCCTTTAATTCGGAAAAGAAAATTGTTCGCCTTTTTGCCTCAAATCTTGAAACTCCACTAAGGCGCTGTTTTTGGAAGGGACAAATTTCTGGAAGTGGATATGGGATAGCTCAGTTTGCACTCTATGCTTCCTATgctcttggtctttggtatgcTTCTTGGCTTGTGAAGCACGGCATCTCTGATTTCTCCAAGACAATCCGAGTTTTTATGGTCCTCATGGTCTCTGCTAATGGTGCTGCCGAGACTTTAACTTTGGCCCCTGAATTCATCAAGGGAGGTCGAGCCATGAAGTCGGTTTTTGATCTCCTTGACCGTAGAACTGAAATTGAACCAGATGATCCAGACGCTGCTGCTCCTGTCCCTGACCGTCTTCATGGTGAAGTAGAACTCAAGCATGTTGACTTCTCTTATCCCAGCCGACCAGATATGTCGGTTTTCAGCGACCTTAGTCTTCGTGCAAAAGCAGGTAAAACTCTTGCCCTTGTAGGACCTAGTGGATGTGGTAAAAGCTCAGTTATTGCACTCATACAAAGGTTCTACGATCCGACATCTGGTCGAGTCATGATTGATGGAAAGGACATAAGGAAATACAATCTCAAATCCCTTAGAAGACACATTGCAGTGGTGCCTCAAGAGCCATGCTTATTTGCTACTACTATTTATGAAAACATTGCTTATGGACACGAATCCACTACCGAAGCCGAGATTATTGAGGCTGCAATTCTTGCCAATGCTCACAAGTTCATATCTTCTCTGCCAGATGGATACAAGACATTTGTCGGGGAAAGAGGAGTTCAACTATCCGGTGGACAAAAGCAAAGAATAGCACTCGCTCGAGCTTTTGTGCGGAAAGCAGAACTTATGCTTCTTGATGAAGCAACAAGTGCACTTGATGCAGAATCCGAGAGGTCTGTTCAGGAGGCCCTCGACCGTGCCTGCTCCGGAAAAACTACTATCATTGTCGCACACAGGCTATCAACTATTAGAAATGCCAATGTCATTGCGGTGATTGATGATGGTAAAGTTGCGGAACAAGGCTCTCATTCACATTTGTTGAAAAATCACCCGGATGGGATTTATTCGCGCATGATTCAACTGCAAAGGTTAACAAATAGCCAAGCCGTTGGGGTTGCGTCGAGTTCGAGTTCGTCAGCAAGAGCAAAAGATGAGGAAAGAGAAGGGTAG